A single region of the Oryzias melastigma strain HK-1 linkage group LG23, ASM292280v2, whole genome shotgun sequence genome encodes:
- the tspan9b gene encoding tetraspanin-9 → MAVNTCVKTLLILFNFIFWICGCVILGVGIYLKVTKDANQLTNSALPGVDLMIAIGTIIMVLGFLGCYGAYRESSCMLLIFFILLLLIFILLLAAGILGALSEKTVNDWVKKRLQDFTPLTKQPESVKQDLEALQAKLKCCGIINGPGDWEKPPPSCYCNGTDTTDCKNGIQNTPCSTKIIDLMQQNMQVVLGISFAIAAILIFGMIFSMMIYCQIRKKGGATRP, encoded by the exons ATGGCTGTGAACACCTGCGTCAAGACTCTCCTCATCCTCTTCAACTTCATCTTCTGG ATCTGCGGCTGCGTCATACTCGGGGTCGGCATCTACCTGAAAGTGACCAAAGATGCAAATCAG TTGACCAACTCCGCTCTTCCTGGCGTGGACCTGATGATCGCCATCGGCACGATCATCATGGTCCTGGGCTTCCTGGGCTGCTACGGTGCCTACAGGGAGAGCTCCTGCATGCTGCTGATA ttcttcatcctcctccttctcatcttcatcctcctcctggCAGCAGGAATTCTGGGAGCTTTAAGCGAGAAGACG GTGAATGACTGGGTGAAGAAGCGTCTGCAGGACTTTACTCCTCTGACCAAACAGCCGGAATCGGTGAAGCAGGACCTGGAGGCGCTGCAGGCCAAG CTGAAGTGCTGTGGAATCATCAACGGACCCGGCGACTGGGAGAAACCTCCTCCTTCCTGCTACTGCAACGGCACCGACACCACCGACTGCAAAAACGGCATCCAGAATACG CCCTGCTCCACTAAAATCATCGACCTGATGCAGCAGAACATGCAGGTGGTGCTGGGGATCTCCTTCGCCATCGCCGCCATCCTG ATCTTCGGCATGATCTTCTCCATGATGATCTACTGTCAAATCCGTAAGAAGGGCGGCGCCACACGACCTTGA
- the LOC112155505 gene encoding F-box only protein 15 isoform X2 codes for MATAKGRGQFFQSLLECLQRNPAQCIGATEQQMRGRSRPGPDRSFSVPLSGSSRKTAEQQSFVKESSFDSCCSVLMEDFNQMKPSSEENLLERLPFEVLLKILSYLDASSLICVSHVSTLFHRLANDDFIWRNIYTSEFESPAWKPKLATPPSPPAVKEEPHSAGSWKKKFFRRMREQDMEKWRKDLRKTCPHTSLPQQTEAVLRNLKMSWELALTEHSGQKTRLDQNRASFFESSVVVSWSCRSVLHFQSICSISVYGVRKEAGRSFRSCRAAWFSLVLRRDMQTDPQMLVGADDLIKVLLLPDVLLGVWRSNNRVAFVMVSLHLHRLVEKSLLGSPVCPYFEPVNRPPADHSDPEFGLHGYTVHLVLHNASFKIMLGHFRQLSCRPVEKRRRLLELRFISRTSLLEHRLLSGGIGLPWRSEELLGVVENCCFLTLTLLDIHQKPFWCLSSPVSARMAKAESCYYSGDHFLMEHQHADGEF; via the exons ATGGCGACGGCAAAAGGAAGAGGGCAATTTTTTCAGAGTTTATTGGAGTGTTTACAGAGAAATCCTGCACAATGTATAGGGGCAACAGAACAACAAATGCGTGGAAGAAGCAGACCCGGTCCAGATCGAAGCTTCTCGGTTCCGCTCAGCGGAAGCAGCAGGAAGACCGCGGAGCAGCAGAGCTTCGTGAAGGAGAGCAG tTTTGACTCATGCTGTTCGGTTTTGATGGAAGATTTTAACCAAATGAAACCGAGCTCCGAGGAGAACCTTCTGGAAAG GCTGCCGTTTGAGGTTCTGCTGAAGATCCTGTCGTACCTGGATGCGTCCTCCTTGATCTGCGTCAGCCACGTCAGCACACTCTTCCACAGACTCGCCAACGACGA CTTCATATGGCGAAACATTTACACGTCAGAGTTTGAAAGTCCAGCATGGAAACCAAAGTTAGCCACTCCCCCTTCGCCGCCAGCAGTGAAGGAGGAGCCTCACTCGGCAGGAAGCTGGAAGAAGAAGTTCTTCAGAAGAATGAGAGAGCAGGACATGGAGAAGTGGAGGAAAGACCTGAGAAAGACCTGTCCTCACACCAGCCTGCCCCAACAGACGGAGGCCGTCCTCAG AAACCTGAAGATGAGCTGGGAGCTGGCGCTGACGGAGCACTCCGGACAGAAGACCCGGCTGGATCAGAACCGAGCCAGCTTCTTCGAGTCGTCTGTGGTGGTGTCCTGGAGCTGCCGCAGCGTCCTGCATTTCCAGAGCATCTGCAGCATCAGTGTGTACGGAGTCAGGAAGGAGgcggggcggagcttcaggagctgcag AGCCGCCTGGTTCTCCCTGGTCCTGAGGCGGGACATGCAGACCGACCCTCAGATGTTGGTGGGTGCAGACGACCTCATCAAGGTGCTGCTGCTTCCGGACGTCCTGCTGGGGGTGTGGAGG AGCAACAACAGAGTGGCCTTCGTCATGGTCAGCCTGCACCTCCACAGGCTGGTGGAGAAGAGTCTGCTGGGCTCTCCGGTGTG TCCGTACTTTGAGCCCGTGAACCGTCCGCCCGCCGACCACTCAGACCCTGAGTTTGGCCTCCATGGTTACACCGTCCACTTGGTTCTGCACAACGCCAGCTTCAAGATCATGCTGGGTCACTTCCGCCAGCTGTCCTGTCGCCCAG TGGAGAAGCGGCGCCGCCTGCTGGAGCTGCGGTTCATCAGCAGGACCAGCCTGTTGGAGCACCGCCTGTTGTCTGGAGGCATCGGGCTGCCGTGGAGGAGTGAGGAGCTGCTGGGGGTCGTGGAA AACTGCTGCTTCCTGACTCTGACCCTCCTGGACATCCATCAGAAACCCTTCTGGTGCCTCAGCTCCCCCGTCAGCGCCCGCATGGCGAAGGCGGAGTCCTGTTACTACAGCGGCGACCACTTCCTGATGGAGCACCAGCACGCCGACGGCGAG tTCTGA
- the LOC112155505 gene encoding F-box only protein 15 isoform X1, with translation MATAKGRGQFFQSLLECLQRNPAQCIGATEQQMRGRSRPGPDRSFSVPLSGSSRKTAEQQSFVKESSFDSCCSVLMEDFNQMKPSSEENLLERLPFEVLLKILSYLDASSLICVSHVSTLFHRLANDDFIWRNIYTSEFESPAWKPKLATPPSPPAVKEEPHSAGSWKKKFFRRMREQDMEKWRKDLRKTCPHTSLPQQTEAVLRNLKMSWELALTEHSGQKTRLDQNRASFFESSVVVSWSCRSVLHFQSICSISVYGVRKEAGRSFRSCRAAWFSLVLRRDMQTDPQMLVGADDLIKVLLLPDVLLGVWRSNNRVAFVMVSLHLHRLVEKSLLGSPVCPYFEPVNRPPADHSDPEFGLHGYTVHLVLHNASFKIMLGHFRQLSCRPVEKRRRLLELRFISRTSLLEHRLLSGGIGLPWRSEELLGVVENCCFLTLTLLDIHQKPFWCLSSPVSARMAKAESCYYSGDHFLMEHQHADGEVRMKLVWLTEQKQFLVHSLVVCVTVDKVNQHFSTQY, from the exons ATGGCGACGGCAAAAGGAAGAGGGCAATTTTTTCAGAGTTTATTGGAGTGTTTACAGAGAAATCCTGCACAATGTATAGGGGCAACAGAACAACAAATGCGTGGAAGAAGCAGACCCGGTCCAGATCGAAGCTTCTCGGTTCCGCTCAGCGGAAGCAGCAGGAAGACCGCGGAGCAGCAGAGCTTCGTGAAGGAGAGCAG tTTTGACTCATGCTGTTCGGTTTTGATGGAAGATTTTAACCAAATGAAACCGAGCTCCGAGGAGAACCTTCTGGAAAG GCTGCCGTTTGAGGTTCTGCTGAAGATCCTGTCGTACCTGGATGCGTCCTCCTTGATCTGCGTCAGCCACGTCAGCACACTCTTCCACAGACTCGCCAACGACGA CTTCATATGGCGAAACATTTACACGTCAGAGTTTGAAAGTCCAGCATGGAAACCAAAGTTAGCCACTCCCCCTTCGCCGCCAGCAGTGAAGGAGGAGCCTCACTCGGCAGGAAGCTGGAAGAAGAAGTTCTTCAGAAGAATGAGAGAGCAGGACATGGAGAAGTGGAGGAAAGACCTGAGAAAGACCTGTCCTCACACCAGCCTGCCCCAACAGACGGAGGCCGTCCTCAG AAACCTGAAGATGAGCTGGGAGCTGGCGCTGACGGAGCACTCCGGACAGAAGACCCGGCTGGATCAGAACCGAGCCAGCTTCTTCGAGTCGTCTGTGGTGGTGTCCTGGAGCTGCCGCAGCGTCCTGCATTTCCAGAGCATCTGCAGCATCAGTGTGTACGGAGTCAGGAAGGAGgcggggcggagcttcaggagctgcag AGCCGCCTGGTTCTCCCTGGTCCTGAGGCGGGACATGCAGACCGACCCTCAGATGTTGGTGGGTGCAGACGACCTCATCAAGGTGCTGCTGCTTCCGGACGTCCTGCTGGGGGTGTGGAGG AGCAACAACAGAGTGGCCTTCGTCATGGTCAGCCTGCACCTCCACAGGCTGGTGGAGAAGAGTCTGCTGGGCTCTCCGGTGTG TCCGTACTTTGAGCCCGTGAACCGTCCGCCCGCCGACCACTCAGACCCTGAGTTTGGCCTCCATGGTTACACCGTCCACTTGGTTCTGCACAACGCCAGCTTCAAGATCATGCTGGGTCACTTCCGCCAGCTGTCCTGTCGCCCAG TGGAGAAGCGGCGCCGCCTGCTGGAGCTGCGGTTCATCAGCAGGACCAGCCTGTTGGAGCACCGCCTGTTGTCTGGAGGCATCGGGCTGCCGTGGAGGAGTGAGGAGCTGCTGGGGGTCGTGGAA AACTGCTGCTTCCTGACTCTGACCCTCCTGGACATCCATCAGAAACCCTTCTGGTGCCTCAGCTCCCCCGTCAGCGCCCGCATGGCGAAGGCGGAGTCCTGTTACTACAGCGGCGACCACTTCCTGATGGAGCACCAGCACGCCGACGGCGAGGTGAGGATGAAGCTGGTGTGGCTGACGGAGCAGAAGCAGTTCCTGGTCCACAGCCTGGTGGTCTGTGTGACTGTGGACAAAGTCAACCAGCATTTCAGCACCCAGTACTGA